One window from the genome of Xenorhabdus bovienii SS-2004 encodes:
- a CDS encoding phage major capsid protein — translation MSDTNELLKNLSAKIEAANSQFNAKAEEALNEAKKVGGLSTETKAAVDKMAAELNTLREAEKSIKAELGELQQHVAQMPLHNAVQVVQTLGQQVISAELMKEVSGNISANRRISVPVQAALTTPQVPDRVIEPHRLPEIDVKPKHRLFIRDLIAGGTTTSNAIFWVQQTGFTNKAAAVPEGTAKPYSDIQFATQITPVATLAHMFKASKQVLDDFGQLKSLIDSEMRYGLKFVEEQQILFGDGANGNIKGIVPQASKYKAEIKVDKATAIDDIRLAMLQAQLALLPPSAIVTHFVDWATVELIKDSLGRYLLSNPQGYTSPTLWGLPVIATDVAAFRGKFLVGAFDSAAQIFDREQVNVVISSENEDDFGKNMISIRCEERLALAVKRPEAFIYGDFTATAKG, via the coding sequence ATGTCTGATACCAATGAATTACTGAAAAACCTGTCTGCCAAAATCGAAGCGGCTAACAGCCAGTTCAATGCCAAAGCCGAAGAAGCCCTGAATGAAGCGAAGAAAGTCGGCGGACTGTCCACGGAAACCAAGGCGGCGGTGGACAAGATGGCGGCGGAACTGAATACGCTGCGTGAAGCGGAGAAATCCATCAAGGCGGAATTAGGCGAGCTGCAACAGCATGTTGCACAAATGCCCCTGCACAATGCAGTGCAGGTTGTGCAGACGCTGGGCCAGCAGGTGATTTCTGCTGAACTGATGAAAGAGGTGAGCGGCAATATTTCTGCCAACCGCCGCATTTCCGTGCCGGTACAAGCGGCCTTGACAACCCCGCAAGTGCCTGACCGGGTGATCGAGCCGCACCGTCTGCCGGAAATTGACGTGAAACCCAAACATCGCCTGTTTATCCGCGATTTGATTGCCGGCGGGACAACCACGTCTAACGCGATTTTCTGGGTGCAGCAAACTGGGTTTACCAATAAAGCCGCTGCCGTACCGGAAGGTACCGCGAAGCCCTACAGTGATATTCAGTTTGCGACGCAAATCACTCCGGTAGCCACGCTGGCGCACATGTTCAAGGCCTCCAAGCAGGTACTGGACGATTTCGGACAGTTGAAATCCCTGATTGACAGCGAAATGCGCTACGGCTTGAAATTTGTTGAAGAACAACAAATCCTGTTCGGTGACGGGGCGAACGGCAATATCAAGGGCATTGTGCCGCAGGCCAGCAAGTACAAAGCGGAAATCAAGGTCGACAAGGCGACCGCGATTGACGATATCCGTCTGGCGATGTTGCAGGCGCAGTTAGCCCTGCTGCCGCCGTCGGCCATCGTGACCCACTTTGTGGACTGGGCGACGGTGGAATTAATCAAGGACAGTCTCGGCCGTTACCTGCTATCCAACCCCCAAGGCTATACCTCGCCGACGTTGTGGGGACTGCCGGTTATTGCCACGGATGTGGCGGCGTTCCGCGGTAAGTTTCTGGTGGGCGCGTTCGATTCTGCTGCCCAGATTTTTGACCGTGAACAGGTGAACGTCGTGATTTCCAGCGAAAACGAGGACGATTTCGGCAAAAACATGATCTCCATTCGTTGTGAAGAGCGTCTGGCGCTGGCAGTCAAACGCCCGGAAGCTTTCATTTACGGTGACTTCACCGCAACGGCCAAAGGTTAA
- a CDS encoding head-tail connector protein encodes MIPLPTIKDHCRIDSPHDDDLLRQYENAALQYALNYTDRKTLHVPEAGVIPPESQALILDEAVIQAILLLIGHWYENRTAVVVGQSVATLPFAVKALLQPYKRYCL; translated from the coding sequence ATGATACCTCTCCCAACAATCAAAGATCATTGCCGGATAGACTCACCCCATGATGATGACCTGCTCCGGCAATATGAAAACGCCGCCCTGCAATATGCCCTGAATTATACCGACAGAAAAACCCTGCATGTGCCGGAAGCCGGGGTGATCCCGCCGGAGTCTCAGGCGCTGATATTGGATGAGGCGGTTATTCAGGCCATTTTACTGCTGATCGGTCACTGGTATGAGAACCGCACGGCCGTGGTTGTGGGGCAGTCAGTGGCCACCCTGCCATTTGCCGTGAAAGCCCTGCTGCAACCCTATAAACGCTACTGTCTGTGA
- a CDS encoding phage head closure protein, whose product MNIGRLRHRIDIQGIRTRRSPSGGVVNERYTVATVWAEAKFISGRELVAAKTVLSESLVRFWIRYRADIDTTMAVVFQGKTYAIQAAMPDNKLTLLELLCQEGVKQ is encoded by the coding sequence ATGAATATTGGCCGATTGCGTCACCGCATCGACATTCAGGGTATCCGCACCCGCCGAAGTCCATCTGGTGGCGTTGTCAACGAACGCTACACCGTGGCGACGGTCTGGGCGGAAGCGAAATTTATCAGCGGCCGCGAGTTGGTGGCGGCCAAGACGGTGCTGTCTGAAAGCCTCGTCCGGTTCTGGATACGTTACCGTGCTGATATCGATACCACCATGGCTGTTGTCTTTCAGGGCAAAACCTACGCGATTCAGGCGGCGATGCCGGACAACAAATTAACCTTGTTGGAATTACTCTGTCAGGAGGGTGTAAAGCAATGA
- a CDS encoding HK97-gp10 family putative phage morphogenesis protein, with protein MTTVDFSALKDLSQDLALLSKAESDKVLRRGTYAGAKVLRDETRSRAPKRTGKLKKNIMATNRKKQRDGSVSSGVYVRGSNQSGTNSDPKMKKNDPRNAYYWRFLEKGTSKMAPKPFIDPAFESKSDAAADAVFNAALKAIDEVLAK; from the coding sequence ATGACGACCGTGGATTTTTCAGCACTTAAAGACCTGTCGCAGGATTTGGCGTTACTCAGCAAAGCCGAGAGCGACAAGGTGTTACGCCGTGGCACCTATGCCGGGGCGAAAGTCCTGCGCGATGAGACCCGCAGCCGCGCCCCCAAACGCACCGGTAAGCTCAAAAAGAACATTATGGCGACTAACCGTAAAAAGCAGCGTGACGGCTCAGTGTCTTCAGGTGTTTATGTGCGGGGATCGAATCAATCCGGCACCAACAGCGACCCCAAAATGAAGAAAAACGACCCCCGCAACGCCTACTACTGGCGCTTTCTGGAAAAAGGCACCTCAAAGATGGCCCCGAAGCCGTTCATTGATCCGGCCTTTGAATCCAAATCAGATGCCGCCGCCGATGCGGTATTTAATGCGGCGTTGAAAGCCATTGATGAGGTACTGGCAAAATGA
- a CDS encoding DUF3168 domain-containing protein, whose product MTDGDLFTLLDPVLPGRVFPYLIPQTERKTAAPWCVFSTYSIYTDVLSGQSVKMTRVQIDAYAPGLDDADRICGDAFSAIKTLQPFEVERENSYENDTGLYRATVEFKIYS is encoded by the coding sequence ATGACAGACGGCGATTTGTTTACATTGTTAGATCCGGTACTGCCCGGTCGGGTGTTTCCCTATTTAATCCCGCAAACCGAAAGAAAAACCGCGGCGCCGTGGTGCGTATTTTCCACCTACAGTATCTACACCGATGTACTGAGCGGCCAGTCGGTCAAAATGACGCGGGTTCAGATTGATGCCTACGCGCCCGGGCTGGACGACGCCGACCGGATTTGTGGCGACGCCTTCAGTGCCATCAAAACATTGCAACCTTTTGAAGTAGAACGTGAGAACAGTTACGAAAATGACACGGGGCTGTATCGCGCGACCGTCGAATTTAAAATCTATTCCTAA
- a CDS encoding phage tail tube protein: protein MAKYEKTLATSLSVSAEAANDATSTLIKWVAIDTSVKEINYTGGQKSDIEVTTLGSREQEMINGLAAPAEITLSGHWTADEEGQDILRLAYSTDQAYAFRVQFPSGNGYTFLAEVRQESWQAAANGIVSASFTLRMKGRPTPLAKKLQTNTQEGQ, encoded by the coding sequence ATGGCTAAGTATGAAAAAACACTGGCGACCTCGCTGTCGGTTTCTGCTGAGGCAGCCAATGACGCAACCAGCACCCTGATAAAATGGGTGGCAATTGACACTTCCGTCAAAGAAATCAACTACACCGGCGGTCAAAAAAGTGACATTGAGGTCACTACGCTCGGTTCCCGTGAACAGGAGATGATTAACGGACTGGCGGCCCCGGCTGAAATTACCCTCTCCGGGCACTGGACGGCCGACGAGGAAGGGCAGGACATTTTGCGCCTCGCCTACAGCACCGACCAAGCCTATGCCTTCCGTGTCCAGTTCCCCAGCGGCAATGGCTATACCTTCTTGGCTGAGGTCAGGCAGGAATCATGGCAGGCTGCCGCCAATGGCATCGTCAGCGCCTCCTTCACCTTGCGCATGAAAGGCCGCCCGACACCGCTGGCGAAAAAACTGCAAACCAACACACAGGAAGGACAATAA
- a CDS encoding phage tail assembly chaperone, which translates to MNIRQLALTPKLGFRTKTVTVTEWDNATVTLREPSAGAWIRWNEVTSPTDKEGTLSTAEKVLRNTRADVVLFIDVLCDEHGEPVFTPDDMEAVMDIYAPVHSRLLHQALSLVTTGDEAEKKSDLH; encoded by the coding sequence ATGAATATTCGTCAACTGGCATTAACCCCGAAACTGGGCTTTCGCACCAAAACGGTAACCGTGACTGAGTGGGATAACGCCACCGTCACCCTGCGTGAACCGTCAGCTGGGGCATGGATCCGCTGGAATGAAGTGACCTCGCCAACAGACAAAGAAGGAACACTCTCCACGGCAGAAAAGGTGCTGCGCAATACCCGTGCCGATGTCGTGCTGTTTATCGATGTGCTGTGCGATGAACACGGTGAACCGGTCTTTACTCCGGACGATATGGAGGCCGTGATGGATATCTACGCCCCCGTGCATTCCCGCCTGTTACATCAGGCACTCAGTCTGGTGACCACCGGTGATGAAGCCGAAAAAAAGTCCGATCTCCATTAA
- a CDS encoding phage tail assembly protein T, whose product MLTLALRLGKTLSELQGGLSASELMLWLAYDRENPLSDRRGDIQAAQIASAVYQSQGVKVGLSEALLQWGNPDEESGDDFENFFANLT is encoded by the coding sequence ATGCTGACGCTGGCCCTGCGCCTCGGTAAAACCCTGTCCGAATTGCAGGGCGGGTTAAGTGCCAGCGAACTGATGCTGTGGCTGGCCTACGACCGTGAAAACCCCCTCAGCGACCGTCGGGGTGACATTCAGGCCGCGCAAATTGCCTCCGCGGTTTATCAGTCACAGGGTGTCAAAGTCGGGCTGAGCGAGGCGCTGCTGCAATGGGGTAATCCCGATGAGGAAAGCGGCGACGACTTCGAAAACTTCTTTGCTAATCTCACATAG
- a CDS encoding tape measure protein — translation MAKLRELIIKISANSSSYQAEIARAARLGENYHRVMENGNRGAAAAARGSRAALRDLNSQLVSVKDSAVGMAGAFAGIFATSKLIETADKWTNLNSRLKLATASSIDLANSQRLLMEMSQKTGTSFEANATVFARAAAPMRALQYASQDIVNMTEALSTGLRISGANASESSSVLVQFSQAMSSGVLRGEEFNAMAENGSRIIQALADGMGVARTQLKGMANDGLLTMDKVIPALLSQLEKLKAEGLSMGATVEKSLMRVQNAFMEWIGGANEATGTTRVLAGVLDDLSKNINDVAAAGAVAVGLFGARALGNRVSAIGASTSALIQNSRAEINNADQAYRNSQVQVASARASAYQAQQNVIAARSRLLQTTNTQTFAAAEARLNRTLVAEAAAQARVTQSINARAAAQARLNAVTSLGSRMGGALLGAVGGLPGILIMAAGAAYLLYQNQKQAKEEARAHAKEATKIKEELSKMDPVQLRDTKNQLKEDLAVAKEDVEKFRKEMNKNQISLNLFMKDKSNGKNTDIKITEFSTKLSESRSAYEAALKTVGEITSALTSLGDQQTINGEKEKRFITAINEMRKTGNVTLALQNQKLELTVSLLERIKNLGIDVSGIHVPVPVVKFEPNDKIKSLLKDQEREIDLSKRKGLDKVRREAYYKAVDGGLNPDDRQQKPYVNQVINNAAQVYQNAEALRKQDEAARKAQSEAESATRKAAKTAEDYTNKVAELNTQLATEAIRYKEGNAAAELFANSQNNVSKFTQEQNNHLNQLNKRLEETKQRYQDLQAAIEADPFRNVAKRTQEATEQLERQKNNGQIESPAEYTYRKGDIWKDEVRGNADARQQYAVSARDNLRGEVDPIQDLENQLERKKALYQSYADATVISEQRKNELIAAAETENNTKRIEAAKQLFAAQSTYHAIAVNLFDTVSERMGNMITGLLTGTKSLKEGISEMFASMAQSVVQSLMKIAANKAFEMLASSFGGGAGGAFNGFMSTFVKNAKGGVYNSPSLSSYSGQIVNSPTLFAFAKGAGLMGEAGPEAIMPLTRSADGSLGVRAISPKGLGDQGGTNINVYITDGKTESSSSKGDNDAFGRRFAQAVAQVYYAERDRDLRQGGAINKAIRAK, via the coding sequence GTGGCAAAACTGCGTGAACTGATTATCAAAATCTCGGCCAATTCCAGCTCGTATCAGGCGGAAATTGCCCGGGCTGCCCGGCTGGGAGAAAATTACCACCGGGTGATGGAAAATGGCAACCGGGGTGCGGCGGCGGCGGCGCGTGGCAGCCGTGCCGCCCTGCGTGACCTGAACAGCCAGCTGGTTTCAGTGAAAGACTCTGCCGTCGGGATGGCGGGCGCGTTTGCCGGCATCTTCGCCACCAGTAAACTGATTGAAACCGCCGACAAATGGACAAACCTCAATTCCCGCTTGAAACTGGCGACGGCGTCCAGTATCGATTTAGCCAATAGCCAGCGGTTATTGATGGAGATGAGTCAAAAAACCGGAACATCATTCGAGGCCAATGCCACGGTCTTTGCCCGTGCGGCTGCCCCGATGCGGGCACTCCAATATGCCTCACAAGACATTGTTAATATGACGGAAGCGCTATCGACGGGGTTGAGAATATCAGGCGCGAATGCTTCAGAATCCAGTTCGGTGCTGGTCCAATTTTCACAAGCCATGTCGTCCGGTGTCCTGCGGGGTGAAGAATTTAACGCGATGGCGGAGAACGGCAGTCGAATCATTCAGGCACTGGCTGACGGTATGGGCGTCGCCAGAACCCAATTAAAAGGCATGGCGAACGACGGCCTGTTGACGATGGATAAAGTCATTCCCGCTTTACTGAGCCAACTGGAGAAACTGAAAGCAGAAGGCCTTTCAATGGGGGCGACGGTTGAAAAATCCCTGATGCGCGTACAAAACGCCTTCATGGAATGGATCGGTGGGGCGAATGAAGCCACGGGTACTACCCGCGTTCTCGCCGGGGTACTGGATGACCTGTCTAAAAATATTAACGACGTCGCTGCGGCGGGCGCAGTGGCAGTCGGTCTGTTCGGGGCGCGGGCGCTGGGTAACAGGGTATCAGCGATTGGGGCATCAACCTCTGCGTTGATCCAGAATTCCCGCGCCGAAATTAATAACGCGGATCAAGCTTACCGTAATTCTCAGGTTCAGGTTGCCTCAGCGAGAGCCAGCGCTTATCAGGCACAACAAAACGTTATCGCCGCGCGTTCACGCCTGCTTCAGACGACAAACACACAGACCTTCGCCGCCGCAGAAGCGAGACTGAACCGGACACTGGTCGCAGAAGCGGCAGCGCAGGCCAGAGTGACACAAAGCATCAATGCAAGAGCCGCCGCACAAGCGCGACTCAATGCGGTCACCTCGCTCGGTTCAAGAATGGGCGGTGCACTGCTCGGCGCTGTCGGTGGACTGCCGGGGATACTGATTATGGCCGCCGGTGCAGCCTACCTGCTGTACCAAAACCAAAAGCAGGCCAAAGAAGAAGCCCGGGCGCACGCGAAAGAGGCGACAAAAATCAAGGAAGAACTGAGCAAGATGGATCCTGTTCAACTCAGGGACACCAAGAATCAGTTAAAAGAAGATCTTGCCGTGGCTAAAGAGGATGTGGAAAAGTTCAGGAAGGAGATGAATAAAAACCAAATCAGCCTCAATCTTTTCATGAAGGATAAAAGCAACGGTAAAAATACTGACATCAAGATCACCGAGTTCAGCACTAAACTTTCAGAAAGCCGTTCGGCGTATGAAGCTGCCCTGAAAACGGTCGGTGAAATCACGTCTGCCCTCACGAGTCTGGGTGACCAACAAACAATCAATGGGGAGAAAGAGAAAAGGTTCATCACAGCGATTAACGAAATGCGCAAAACCGGCAATGTGACGCTGGCGCTGCAAAATCAAAAGCTGGAGCTTACTGTCAGTCTTCTGGAACGGATCAAAAACTTAGGGATTGATGTGTCGGGTATCCATGTTCCCGTGCCGGTAGTGAAATTCGAGCCAAACGACAAAATAAAGTCGTTACTGAAAGACCAGGAAAGGGAAATTGATCTTTCTAAAAGGAAGGGATTAGATAAAGTCAGGCGTGAGGCGTATTACAAAGCCGTTGATGGGGGGTTGAATCCGGATGATAGGCAACAAAAGCCCTATGTGAATCAGGTCATTAATAACGCGGCTCAGGTATACCAAAATGCCGAAGCCCTACGTAAGCAGGACGAAGCCGCCCGAAAAGCTCAAAGCGAGGCAGAAAGTGCCACACGGAAAGCCGCCAAAACCGCAGAAGATTACACGAATAAAGTGGCCGAACTGAATACGCAACTGGCCACCGAAGCGATCCGCTATAAAGAGGGCAATGCTGCCGCCGAGCTATTCGCCAATTCTCAAAATAACGTCAGTAAGTTTACTCAGGAACAGAACAACCACCTGAACCAGCTTAACAAGCGACTGGAGGAAACCAAGCAGCGTTATCAGGACTTACAGGCTGCTATCGAAGCGGATCCATTCCGTAATGTTGCTAAAAGAACCCAAGAAGCGACAGAGCAACTGGAGCGGCAGAAGAACAATGGTCAAATTGAGTCACCCGCCGAATACACCTATCGAAAAGGGGATATCTGGAAAGACGAGGTTAGAGGCAATGCGGACGCCAGACAGCAGTATGCCGTTTCCGCCAGAGATAACTTACGGGGCGAAGTTGACCCAATACAGGATCTGGAAAACCAACTTGAACGCAAAAAGGCGCTTTATCAGTCCTATGCTGACGCAACTGTTATCAGTGAACAGCGTAAGAATGAACTAATTGCGGCCGCCGAAACGGAAAACAACACGAAACGCATTGAAGCGGCGAAACAGTTATTTGCTGCCCAAAGTACCTATCACGCAATCGCAGTCAACCTGTTTGATACTGTCAGCGAACGCATGGGCAACATGATTACGGGGCTGCTAACCGGAACTAAATCGCTCAAAGAAGGCATTTCTGAAATGTTCGCTTCAATGGCACAGAGCGTCGTTCAGAGTTTAATGAAAATTGCTGCGAATAAGGCATTTGAAATGCTGGCCTCTTCATTCGGTGGCGGTGCGGGTGGGGCGTTCAACGGCTTCATGTCTACGTTCGTCAAGAATGCCAAAGGCGGTGTTTATAATTCTCCCAGCCTGAGTAGCTACAGCGGTCAGATAGTCAATAGTCCGACATTGTTTGCGTTTGCGAAAGGGGCGGGACTGATGGGTGAAGCGGGGCCGGAAGCCATCATGCCGCTGACCCGTAGTGCCGATGGCTCTCTGGGTGTGCGTGCTATTTCCCCAAAGGGCTTGGGTGATCAAGGGGGCACCAATATCAATGTCTACATCACGGACGGGAAAACTGAAAGTTCATCATCGAAAGGCGATAATGACGCCTTCGGGCGTCGTTTTGCTCAGGCTGTTGCTCAGGTCTACTACGCTGAACGCGACCGGGATTTGCGGCAGGGTGGTGCCATCAACAAAGCGATAAGGGCGAAATAA
- a CDS encoding phage tail protein, producing MEIFTWLPRVNASSNVEFAIRKAKFGDGYEQVSGAGINPKSMRWTLDFVGNEKHITEIIAFLDRHEGHKSFIWTPPLASKGLFRCESYKYQAIDYKTYALSTEFIEAHAP from the coding sequence ATGGAAATATTCACATGGCTGCCGCGCGTGAATGCCAGTTCCAATGTTGAATTTGCTATCCGAAAAGCGAAATTCGGTGACGGTTATGAACAGGTCTCTGGTGCGGGGATTAACCCCAAGTCGATGAGATGGACATTGGATTTTGTCGGTAATGAAAAACACATTACTGAGATTATCGCCTTTCTTGACCGGCATGAAGGGCATAAGTCATTTATCTGGACGCCCCCGCTGGCGAGCAAGGGGCTGTTTCGGTGCGAGAGCTATAAGTATCAGGCCATTGATTACAAAACCTATGCCCTGTCAACTGAATTCATTGAGGCGCACGCGCCATAG
- a CDS encoding phage minor tail protein L: MMFTADVQKLDAGNTVRLYEIDGTKFGADVLRFHAYGMPVTPEEIDTAEETGSQPQPKSLWWQGQEYKPWPVQIEGLDMSTDGQAARPRLSVANIEGTVTALCLQFDDMVQAKVAIHDTFVHYLDAKNFPQGNPTADPQQERQLMFYINRKTSETDKTVVFELASPASLDGLIIPTRQIHGVCTWCARGWYRTGKGCDYAGTNYFDIDNNPTDDPSKDRCPGTVIACKLRYGEDNELSFGGFPASSLIRR, encoded by the coding sequence ATCATGTTTACTGCTGACGTACAAAAGCTGGACGCCGGAAATACCGTCCGGCTCTACGAGATTGACGGGACAAAATTCGGTGCCGATGTGCTTCGTTTTCATGCGTATGGTATGCCTGTGACGCCCGAAGAAATTGACACCGCCGAGGAGACAGGTAGTCAGCCGCAGCCGAAGTCCCTTTGGTGGCAGGGGCAGGAATATAAACCGTGGCCTGTTCAGATAGAGGGACTGGACATGTCCACGGATGGACAGGCTGCCCGCCCTCGCTTATCTGTTGCGAATATTGAGGGAACGGTCACCGCGCTATGTCTGCAATTTGATGACATGGTACAAGCGAAAGTCGCTATCCATGATACATTTGTTCATTATCTGGATGCGAAAAATTTCCCGCAGGGTAACCCTACCGCTGATCCGCAACAAGAGCGGCAGCTCATGTTTTACATCAACAGAAAAACATCTGAAACCGATAAGACTGTGGTTTTTGAATTAGCCAGCCCGGCGTCACTGGATGGCCTGATTATTCCCACCCGGCAAATTCACGGCGTATGCACATGGTGTGCCCGTGGCTGGTATCGGACAGGGAAAGGTTGCGACTACGCCGGAACAAACTATTTTGATATTGACAACAACCCGACCGATGATCCGAGCAAAGACCGATGCCCCGGCACCGTCATTGCGTGTAAGTTGCGTTACGGTGAAGATAATGAGCTATCATTTGGTGGGTTTCCGGCCTCGTCCCTTATCAGGAGATAG
- a CDS encoding C40 family peptidase yields MNDKTLTAIFEHAKQMHPNECCGVIAQKSRVEKYFPCKNLAPNPAEQFQLDPGDYLAASIWGTITGIVHSHPDATTMPSDLDEAQCDFTELPWHIVSYPEGDFRTIYPRGELPLLGRPFVLGVYDCYGLIMSYYRQQCGVELNDYRVNYHWWEQGENLYIENFENAGFVEVTGDPQTGDVIIMQVQADVPNHAGVLLEGNLLLHHLYGQLSQKVPYGGYWKDRTVKTLRYNQLNK; encoded by the coding sequence ATGAATGATAAGACATTAACGGCCATATTTGAACACGCTAAACAGATGCATCCCAATGAATGTTGTGGGGTGATTGCCCAGAAAAGCCGCGTAGAAAAATACTTTCCCTGCAAAAATTTAGCCCCTAATCCCGCCGAACAATTCCAGCTAGACCCCGGTGATTATTTAGCCGCATCAATCTGGGGAACTATTACCGGTATTGTTCATAGTCACCCGGACGCAACTACTATGCCCAGTGATTTAGATGAGGCACAATGTGATTTTACTGAATTGCCGTGGCACATTGTGAGCTACCCAGAGGGTGATTTCAGGACAATCTATCCGCGCGGTGAATTGCCGCTACTCGGTCGCCCGTTTGTGTTGGGTGTCTATGATTGCTATGGTCTCATTATGAGCTATTACCGCCAACAATGCGGTGTTGAACTGAATGACTATCGGGTTAATTATCATTGGTGGGAGCAAGGTGAAAACCTTTACATAGAGAATTTTGAGAATGCCGGTTTTGTTGAAGTCACAGGCGACCCGCAGACGGGCGATGTAATCATTATGCAGGTTCAAGCGGATGTGCCCAATCATGCCGGTGTTTTGTTAGAGGGTAATTTATTACTCCATCACCTCTACGGACAGTTAAGCCAGAAAGTGCCTTATGGGGGGTATTGGAAAGACAGAACTGTGAAAACGCTGCGTTATAATCAATTGAATAAATAA
- a CDS encoding tail assembly protein produces MAYTDPPLRTIHLHGVLATKFGATFDYAVRDAPHAIRAMSRLVAGFEAFMIHAHQQGFTFSVIVGGRSYHKGELDMTKGNGDIHILPVITGSKRGGLFQTILGVALIAVAWWNPLGWAASTALFVGASGASMAMGGVSQMLAPQPPRLGMRESPDNKPSYAFGGAVNTIAQGNPVPLLYGSREIGGAIISAGVYTEDQYQTEQIENQRKHSR; encoded by the coding sequence ATGGCTTATACAGATCCCCCTTTACGCACAATCCACTTACACGGCGTCCTTGCTACCAAGTTCGGCGCGACATTTGACTATGCCGTCAGAGATGCCCCCCATGCTATCCGGGCTATGAGTAGGCTGGTTGCAGGTTTTGAGGCATTCATGATCCATGCTCACCAGCAGGGTTTTACTTTTTCGGTCATTGTGGGTGGCAGAAGTTACCACAAAGGCGAACTGGACATGACCAAGGGTAATGGTGATATCCATATACTGCCTGTCATCACCGGCAGCAAACGCGGTGGATTGTTTCAAACGATTTTAGGGGTAGCGCTGATTGCGGTTGCATGGTGGAATCCATTGGGCTGGGCTGCCTCGACCGCATTGTTTGTCGGGGCGTCAGGGGCATCAATGGCAATGGGCGGCGTTTCTCAAATGCTGGCACCTCAGCCGCCGAGGCTGGGGATGCGGGAATCCCCCGACAATAAACCCAGTTATGCTTTCGGTGGTGCCGTCAATACCATCGCACAAGGGAACCCTGTGCCTCTTCTGTATGGTTCGCGCGAGATAGGCGGGGCGATTATCTCAGCGGGTGTTTACACCGAAGACCAGTATCAGACTGAGCAAATAGAAAACCAACGCAAACACAGCCGCTAA
- a CDS encoding IS110 family transposase: MQNVTLIGIDLGKHSFHVHCQDKSGKALLRKKFTRARLMEFLAGSPSATVVMEACAGAHFMARRIAAFGHEAKLISPQFVRPFVKSNKNDFVDAEAICEAASRPSMRFVQPRTEAQQAMRALHRVRESLVRDRVKTTNQMHAFLLEFGISMPIGTAVIKRLSTVLAENELPPYLAQLLMRLHAHYLYLVEQLTELETALEQELRRDETGQRLQTIPGVGPITASVLSSQLGDGKQYGCSRDFAASTGLVPRQYSTGGKNTLLGISKRGDKNLRRLLVQCARVFIQRIDYQSGRLAEWVKAQLERKHSNVVACALANKLARIAWAITTRQTVFER, from the coding sequence ATGCAAAACGTTACGCTTATTGGTATTGATCTCGGCAAACATTCTTTCCACGTTCACTGTCAGGACAAATCAGGAAAGGCCCTGCTGCGTAAAAAATTTACCCGCGCCAGACTGATGGAGTTTTTAGCGGGATCGCCATCAGCGACTGTTGTAATGGAAGCCTGCGCCGGTGCTCACTTTATGGCTCGCCGGATCGCTGCTTTTGGTCACGAAGCGAAGCTGATTTCTCCACAATTTGTTCGTCCTTTTGTAAAGAGCAACAAGAACGATTTTGTGGATGCTGAAGCCATATGCGAAGCTGCATCTCGTCCCTCCATGCGATTTGTGCAACCACGAACAGAGGCGCAACAAGCTATGCGCGCCCTGCATCGGGTCAGAGAATCACTGGTCAGAGACAGGGTTAAAACCACTAATCAGATGCACGCTTTTTTACTGGAATTTGGCATCAGTATGCCGATCGGAACCGCCGTGATAAAAAGACTTTCAACCGTCTTGGCAGAGAACGAACTTCCTCCCTATCTGGCACAGTTGCTGATGCGCTTACATGCCCATTATCTTTATCTTGTCGAACAGCTCACCGAGCTTGAGACGGCACTGGAGCAGGAGCTGAGACGTGATGAAACAGGACAGCGTCTTCAGACAATACCGGGCGTGGGTCCGATAACTGCCAGCGTCTTATCATCGCAGCTGGGCGATGGTAAGCAGTATGGCTGTAGCCGGGATTTTGCTGCTTCAACCGGTCTGGTACCACGCCAGTACAGCACGGGTGGCAAAAATACGCTTTTAGGGATAAGTAAACGCGGAGACAAAAATCTGCGACGGTTACTTGTCCAGTGCGCCAGAGTCTTTATCCAGAGAATCGATTATCAGTCAGGAAGGCTGGCTGAATGGGTAAAGGCTCAGCTTGAGCGAAAACACTCAAATGTTGTGGCCTGTGCGCTGGCCAACAAATTAGCCCGGATAGCCTGGGCAATCACAACACGGCAAACTGTGTTCGAAAGGTAA